AAACCATAAGCTCTAGCTTCACCATTAAGTATTACTTGCTCAATAGCATTGTTCGCAATTAAATCTGCTCCATCAACATAATCAATTCTGTTTTTAATATCCTTAAAGAAACTTTCTACTTCAACTGAATATTTATCATCATTAATACTTTTAAAGTATCCAATAGCGTATTGATTTAGCAATTGAGGTTTTATATATTTTCCGCTAGGAGCCCAAACATCTAATGGTGTGGGGGAGCTGGTATTAGAAAGCAAATGCAAATACTGACTCATTTTGTTATAACTCAACTTTATGGATGATACATCATTTAGTTGATACGCTAATGAGAATCGAGGTTCTAAATTACCAAAAGATTTTATGGTTTTACTTCTTTTTAGTGATTGCGTTCCAATGGGGTCCGCTTTCTCATAAATTTGAAGGGCTTCGTTGAAAATAATAGGATTATCATTTTCATAAATATTTAATTCGTCTTGTCCTAGGCGTATAAACGAACTATATCTTAATCCATATGATAAGGCTAACTTATCAGTAAGCTGATGTTCAGCATCAATATATAGAGCATTTTCAAAAGCATACTTGTCTATTAATTTAAAACGATTAATACCTGAAGTTGGCGTTGAAGGTTCAATTTCACCAGGATTAAATTTATAATATATACTATTTAAACCGTATTCTAATTTAAATGTATTACTCAAATAGTGTTTAAAATCATACTTAACATTAAAATTTTGGATACCTGAATTCCAATTAAATTCTACTAAATTTAGTTTTAACCCATAATAGTAATCCGAATAAATCAATGAAACATTAGAGAATAATTTATCCGAAAATAGATGATTCCACCTAAAGTTTACAACGGTATTTCCGTAAGTATTTTGAAAACTATCAGAAATACTAAAAACATCTCGACCAAAATAACCAGATAAATAAATATTATTATTGGGATTTAATTTATAACTCAATTTAGTGTTCAAATCATAAAAATAAGCCACATTGTCAAGATCAAAAAGAGGTAAAAATAAATGAGCATACGAACCTCTACCTCCAAGTAAAAAAGAGCCTTTGTCCTTTTTTAATGGGCCTTCTAGCATTAACCTACTTGAAACAATGCCTATACCGCCATTAGCATGAAATGTTTTACTATTCCCTTCTTTTTGATAGATATCTAAAACGGAAGAGACTCTACCACCATATCTAGCAGGTATGCCTCCTTTATATAGTTTTAGGTCTTTAATAGCATCGGGATTAAAAACAGAGAAGAAACCAAATAAATGTGATGAGTTATATATCGTTGCTTCATCTAATAAAATTAAATTTTGATCTGCAGCCCCACCACGGACATTGAACCCAGATGATCCTTCCCCAGCATTAGTTACTCCAGGTAATAAGGTAATAGATTTTATAACATCAACTTCACCTAGTACCACAGGCATCTGTTTTATGGTGGCAGAAGTTAATGCATTAACACTCATTTGCGGTTTTCTGATATTGAGTTTTTCTACATTTTCTTTGATGATAACTTCATCTAATGCTTCTGTAGTTTCTTCTAAACTAAAGTTTTTAGAAATATCATTTTCTAAGATGATACTCGTTTGAATATCTTTAAAACCTATATAGCTTATAAGTACATTATACGTTCCTTTTGGTAATGTTATAGAGTAGAACCCATATTCATTTGTAGTAGTACCCGTTTGTAATTCGGGAAAAACAATTGAAACTCCGATAAGTGTTTCGTTACTAGAGTTTTCTGAAATCGTTCCACTCAGTGTGAATTTTTCTTGAGAAAAAACGTGTGTACCGTAAAATAAAAGCAATAGGAGTGAAGTTAGTTTTAGTTTGCCCAAATTATCAAATTTTAAGGTAAAAATATTAAAAAAAGCCGCTTTCGAGCGGCTTTTAACTTTTATTTAATATTTTAAATAAATTATTAGGTAAAATTTTATTGACCAAATAGTTAAACGATATAGTCCTTCTGTTTAAAGTTGACTTAAGATATCATTAAATATTTTATCTGGTCTCATAGCTTCAGTTATCAAAGATTCTTTTGGAGCGTAATACCCATCTATGTTTACAGGTACTCCTTGTATTTCGTTTAAATGATTTATAATTTCACTCTCATTAGACTTTAAATCTTCTGCAACAGGCTTAAAATGATGCTGTAATTCAGTGTCTTTAGTTTGAGAAGCAAGAGCTTCTGCCCAATATAAGGTTAAGTAAAATTGACTACCTCGGTTATCTAGTTCACCTACTTTACGCGAAGGGTTTTTACTAGTTTCCAATAACTTATCAGTAGCATCATCTAATGTTTCTGCCAATATTTTAGCTTTTTCATTATTATTTACGTTACCGTAATAATCTAAGGATACTGCTAATGCTAAGAATTCGCCTAAAGAATCCCATCTTAAATGGTTCTCTTCTAAAAATTGTTGCACGTGTTTTGGAGCAGAACCACCTGCACCCGTTTCAAATAAACCACCACCATTCATTAAAGGAACAATAGATAGCATTTTTGCACTTGTACCTACTTCTAAAATAGGAAATAGGTCCGTTAAATAATCACGGAGCACGTTACCACTTACTGAAATAGTATCCTCTCCATTTTTTAATCTTTTTAGCGTATATAATGTAGCTTCTTCTGGTGAAAGAATTTTAATTTCTAGTCCTGAGGTATCGTGGTTCGGTAAATATTGATTTACTTTTTTAATTAATTCAGCATCATGAGCTCTATTTTTATCCAACCAAAATACAGTGGGTATTTGAGTTGCTTTTGCTCTATCAACGGCAAGTTTAATCCAGTTTTGGATTGGAGCATCTTTAGCTTGACACATACGCCAAATATCACCCTGTTCTACATTGTGTTCTAATAAAACGTTACCGTTTGTATCTATAACTTGAACTTTACCGTCACTTTTTATTTCAAAAGTTTTGTCATGAGAACCATATTCTTCAGCTTTTTGAGCCATTAGGCCTACGTTTGGTACTGTACCCATAGTCGTTGGGTCAAATGCACCATTTTCTTTACAGAAGTTTATTGTAGCTTCATAAATACCTGCATATGAACTATCAGGAATTACAGCTTTCGTATCTTGTTGTTTGCCATCAGCATTCCACATCTGTCCTGAAGTTCTGATCATTGCAGGCATTGATGCATCAATAATCACGTCACTAGGAACATTTAAGTTTGTAATACCTTTATCAGAATTGACCATTGCTAAAGCAGGTCCGTTTTTTAAATCAGTTTCAATATCAGCCTCAATTTCTTTTCGTGTAGCTTCTGGTAATTCATCTAATTGAGATAGTAAATTTCCAAATCCATTATTAACATCCACTCCAATTTTATCTAGAACAGCCGCATGTTTCTCAAAAACATTTTTAAAGAAAACGCGAACAGCATGACCAAAAATAATAGGATCAGAGACTTTCATCATAGTAGCCTTCATGTGTAAAGAAAATAACACACCTTTTTCTTTAGCATCTATAACCTGTTCTTCTAAAAATTCAATCAATGCCTTTTTACTCATTACAGTAGCGTCAATAATTTCACCTTTTAATAGATCTAAATTTTCTTTTAGAGCGGTTGTTTTACCTTGATTGTCTGTATGTATTATTTTTATTGAGGTTGCCTCTGGAAGTGTAACTGATTTTTCATTATGGAAAAAATCACCATGAGACATCGTGGCAACATGTGTTTTAGAACTAGAAGACCAAGCTCCCATTGAATGTGGATTTCTTTTGGCGTAATTCTTAACTGCTTTTGGAGCTCTTCTGTCAGAGTTTCCTTCGCGTAATACTGGGTTTACAGCACTACCCTTAATTTTTTCATATCGACTTTTGATACTCTTTTCTTCATCGTTTTGCGGCTCATCCGGATAGTTGGGTAGGGCATAACCCTTAGATTGTAATTCTTCAATTGCTGCCTTTAATTGTGGGATAGAAGCACTTACATTTGGTAATTTAATAATGTTCGCTTCAGGTTTATTAACTAATATTGCTAATTCAGCCAATGCATCAACAACTTTTTGATCTTCTCTTAAAAAATCTGAAAAAGCTGCCAAAATTCTTGCAGCTAAAGAGATGTCTTTGGGTTCAATTGTAATACCGGAAGATTTAGTAAATGCTTGTACTATTGGTAAAAAAGAAGCCGTTGCTAATGCAGGAGCTTCGTCTGTTTTTGTATAAATAATAGGTGCTGATTTTGACATGTACTCTTTTATATTAATTAATTTTTTTTATTTAGCGAAAGCAAATCTACACATAAAAGCATAAAATTCTATAAGATTTAAGAATTTGTTAGCATTTTACTTCAATTTCTTTAAATGCAAAAAGCACCTTAAATAAAAAGGTGCTTTTAGTTGATGCTCTTTTATTAATATTATCTATCGTGTGCTAAACACCATGTTAACATAAAGTTTAAGAACAATACATCTTGAATCTAAAACTCATAGTATTTTCAAAATAAAAACAAAAAGGGGTAAATTATTATTTTGAATTTAGATTCAAGTAGATAAAAGTACACTTAAAAGCCTTTAATTGTGTGAATTGTGTAATGTAATTTGTTAACTTGATATGAACAACAGTTATAAACAAATGTTAATAACGAACGTATAAGATTTTTTTAACTACCAATTATTAATGATCTCCAGCACCATCAAAATTAATTTCAGAGATACACAAATCGTCATATTTTTTTCCAGGATAGATTTCCATGATTTTAAGATCGAAAGTTAGATTGGTGTCCGCTAAAAATTTTTGAGCATCAATAGTAAATATTTGAACATTTCTTACATCTTCAAGTTCAAGGTATGCATACTGTTTACCATTTATACTTAAGGCTAACTTTTTTGCTCTACTATTATTTTCCCAAGTAGATTCTGATTTTTGATATCCGTTATAAATTTGTATTTGATGAATTGATAAGGTTTTTGTTCTGCCAAAAACAAAAGTTATACGCTCACCAATACCTTTGTTTTTATTTGTAGCCCAAGTATTGGACAAGTCAAAATCATGGATATTCCAGGCTTTATAGGTATCAGATTTGTCAAGCGTACTGCTGGCGATAACATTATTTATTAATGCAGCACAATACCAGCTGCAACCAGGAGTATCCGTTGAATTGGGAGGCGTATCCATTTCATGCAATTCTAAATATACTGCATCTGATTTCGATATTCCTTCAGATCCCATTTTTTCATAATCATTTTGGATTCGATTTAATTTGGTTTGAATCTTCTGATAAGCTTTTATACCGCTTTCAGAAATATCATGACTTTTACCTAGTTTGGGTGTAATTATTTTTTCAGTAGTAAAATTAGTATTTTGAGCTATTGTAAAAGAGCTAAAACAGGTTATGGTCAAAATGATTAAAAATGATTTTATAGGATGTGTCATGTAGTAGTATGATTTTAGTAAGGTTAGAAGTAACATATAACGTATAAAACGGTCATGGATTACTTATTGTCAATTATTCAGTAAAAATAATCAAGTAGCAGTAAAAGATGTCCCCTGTAAAGAAGTGAATTAGAACTACTGAATGTAAGGGGTTAAAATAGGGAGCTTCAGGTGACTTTTTATAAACAACAGAAATAGCTGTTATCAAAGGATAAGACTTTTATAAAAAACTAAAGCCATAACAGAAATAAATTTCAATTATGGCTATTAGCTGAAATAGTTAACTCAAGTTTATGATGACTTGCGAATCATAAGTACTATTATTAAATAGTATACTCAGTTAAAGATTTCATTAAAATACATTTACAATCAGTAAGATGTTACAATCTAAATTGTATCATTATGTCTGTAGTTGTATTTTA
The nucleotide sequence above comes from Aureibaculum algae. Encoded proteins:
- a CDS encoding TonB-dependent receptor, yielding MGKLKLTSLLLLLFYGTHVFSQEKFTLSGTISENSSNETLIGVSIVFPELQTGTTTNEYGFYSITLPKGTYNVLISYIGFKDIQTSIILENDISKNFSLEETTEALDEVIIKENVEKLNIRKPQMSVNALTSATIKQMPVVLGEVDVIKSITLLPGVTNAGEGSSGFNVRGGAADQNLILLDEATIYNSSHLFGFFSVFNPDAIKDLKLYKGGIPARYGGRVSSVLDIYQKEGNSKTFHANGGIGIVSSRLMLEGPLKKDKGSFLLGGRGSYAHLFLPLFDLDNVAYFYDLNTKLSYKLNPNNNIYLSGYFGRDVFSISDSFQNTYGNTVVNFRWNHLFSDKLFSNVSLIYSDYYYGLKLNLVEFNWNSGIQNFNVKYDFKHYLSNTFKLEYGLNSIYYKFNPGEIEPSTPTSGINRFKLIDKYAFENALYIDAEHQLTDKLALSYGLRYSSFIRLGQDELNIYENDNPIIFNEALQIYEKADPIGTQSLKRSKTIKSFGNLEPRFSLAYQLNDVSSIKLSYNKMSQYLHLLSNTSSPTPLDVWAPSGKYIKPQLLNQYAIGYFKSINDDKYSVEVESFFKDIKNRIDYVDGADLIANNAIEQVILNGEARAYGLEFLLRKNQGKFKGWLAYTLSRSEQKTPGRTVSEIGINNGNWYKTGYDKTHDISLTGSYELNKKWTFSSNFLFQTGQPTTFPNSQYQYNGVTIPSFTARNEYRLPSYHRLDISANYVPKPNKNKGWQSEWVFGLYNIYNRKNAASINFSTNNETGVNEATRLSIFGIVPSISYNFRF
- a CDS encoding NADP-dependent isocitrate dehydrogenase, which encodes MSKSAPIIYTKTDEAPALATASFLPIVQAFTKSSGITIEPKDISLAARILAAFSDFLREDQKVVDALAELAILVNKPEANIIKLPNVSASIPQLKAAIEELQSKGYALPNYPDEPQNDEEKSIKSRYEKIKGSAVNPVLREGNSDRRAPKAVKNYAKRNPHSMGAWSSSSKTHVATMSHGDFFHNEKSVTLPEATSIKIIHTDNQGKTTALKENLDLLKGEIIDATVMSKKALIEFLEEQVIDAKEKGVLFSLHMKATMMKVSDPIIFGHAVRVFFKNVFEKHAAVLDKIGVDVNNGFGNLLSQLDELPEATRKEIEADIETDLKNGPALAMVNSDKGITNLNVPSDVIIDASMPAMIRTSGQMWNADGKQQDTKAVIPDSSYAGIYEATINFCKENGAFDPTTMGTVPNVGLMAQKAEEYGSHDKTFEIKSDGKVQVIDTNGNVLLEHNVEQGDIWRMCQAKDAPIQNWIKLAVDRAKATQIPTVFWLDKNRAHDAELIKKVNQYLPNHDTSGLEIKILSPEEATLYTLKRLKNGEDTISVSGNVLRDYLTDLFPILEVGTSAKMLSIVPLMNGGGLFETGAGGSAPKHVQQFLEENHLRWDSLGEFLALAVSLDYYGNVNNNEKAKILAETLDDATDKLLETSKNPSRKVGELDNRGSQFYLTLYWAEALASQTKDTELQHHFKPVAEDLKSNESEIINHLNEIQGVPVNIDGYYAPKESLITEAMRPDKIFNDILSQL
- a CDS encoding NADase-type glycan-binding domain-containing protein, whose amino-acid sequence is MTHPIKSFLIILTITCFSSFTIAQNTNFTTEKIITPKLGKSHDISESGIKAYQKIQTKLNRIQNDYEKMGSEGISKSDAVYLELHEMDTPPNSTDTPGCSWYCAALINNVIASSTLDKSDTYKAWNIHDFDLSNTWATNKNKGIGERITFVFGRTKTLSIHQIQIYNGYQKSESTWENNSRAKKLALSINGKQYAYLELEDVRNVQIFTIDAQKFLADTNLTFDLKIMEIYPGKKYDDLCISEINFDGAGDH